Genomic segment of Streptosporangium sp. NBC_01755:
GGCACTATGTGGGGAGGGCCACCCGTTACATATATGCAAGATTTCGATCGGTCCCGGCGGCGTCCCCGAGCCCGGAAAGCCTTCCTGCCGCAGGGTTTCGGGCCTCGTCCGGACCGCGGGCCCGGAGTCCCAAGGGGAGAGACCCCGGATTTCCAGGGAGAGGCCCTGTAAAAAGTAGGGAACCTCGTTGTAACCTTTGACGGCGATTCATCCTACCATCGGTGGTCTAGGCCACTTTTGTGCCCCTGCCAGCAGGGATCTCCTGGTTACCGGTAAGTAGAGATGCACTTTCCGGGGTAAGCGACCAGGATGGAAGACGACCTACACCAGACAAAAGTCCATCCTCGGAAGGCGAGACCCAGTGGCTTCCGGACGCCAGCGTTTCTCGATCATCAGCGACGGCCTACCCAGCCAGCTTCCTGATGTCGACCCCAGTGAGACCCAGGAGTGGCTCGAGTCGCTCGACAACGTCATCAAGACGGAAGGTCGCACTCGTGCTCGTTATCTGATGCTTCGGCTGTTGGAACGGGCCCGGGAGCACCAGGTCGGTGTGCCCGGCCTGCGCAGCACCGACTACATCAACACCATCCCGCCGGAACGTGAGCCCTGGTTCCCGGGCGACGAGTACGTCGAGCGCCGGATCCGCGCCTATACGCGCTGGAACGCGGCGGTCATGGTGACCCGGGCCAACGCCCGCACCAACGTCGGCGGGCACATCGCCACCTATGCCTCGGCCGCGTCGCTCTACGAGGTGGGTTTCAACCACTTCTTCCGCGGCAAGGATCACGGCGAGTCCGGAGACCAGGTCTTCTTCCAGGGCCACGCCGCACCGGGCATCTACGCCCGCGCCTTCCTTGAGGGCCGCCTCAAGGAGGCCCAGCTCGACGCCTTCCGCCAAGAGCTCTCGCACGGTTTCAAGGGCCTGCCCTCCTACCCGCACCCCCGCCTGATGCCCGACTTCTGGGAGTTCCCCACGGTCTCCATGGGTCTCGGGCCGATCGGGGCGATCTATCAGGCCCGGTTCAACCGCTACCTGCTGAACCGGAAGATCAAGGACACCAGCCGGAGCCACGTCTGGTGCTACCTCGGTGACGGCGAGATGGACGAGCCCGAGTCGCTCGGCGCGATCGGCCTGGCGGCCCGTGAGGAACTCGACAACCTCACCTTCGTCATCAACTGCAACCTGCAGCGTCTCGACGGCCCGGTGCGCGGCAACGGAAAGATCATCCAGGAGCTGGAGTCCTACTTCCGTGGCGCCGGCTGGAACGTCATCAAGGTCGTCTGGGGCCGCGACTGGGATCCGCTGCTGGCGGCCGACGTCGACGGCGTGCTGGTCAACAAGATGAACACCGTCCCCGACGGCCAGTTCCAGACCTACTCCGTCGAGTCCGGCGAGTACATCCGCGAGAACTTCTTCGGTGACGACCCGCGCCTGCGCAAGATGGTCGAGCACCTCTCGGACGAGGACATCCGCAAGCTGTCGCGCGGCGGCCACGACTACCGCAAGGTTTACGCGGCCTACAAGTCGGCCCGCGAGCACGTCGGCCAGCCGACCGTCATCCTCGCCCAGACCATCAAGGGCTGGACCCTCGGCAAGGACTTCGAGGCGCGCAACGCGACGCACCAGATGAAGAAGCTGTCCAAGGCCGACCTGAAGGAGTTCCGCGACCGGCTCTACCTGCCGATCCCCGACTCCGCCCTCGAAGCCGACCTTCCTCCGTACTTCCACCCGGGCGAGAACGACCCCGAGATCCAGTACATGAAGGAGCGGCGCGCGGCCCTGGGCGGTTTCCTGCCCAAGCGCGTGATGCGCGCCAAGCCGGTCAAACTTCCCGGCGACGCCGCCTACGCACAGCTGAAGAAGGGCTCCGGCAAGCAGAACGTCGCCACCACCATGGCGTTCGTCCGCCTGCTCAAGGACCTCATGCGCGACAAGGAGATCGGCCACCGCTTCGTGCCGATCATCCCTGACGAGGCGCGTACCTTCGGTCTCGACGCGATCTTCCCGACGGCGAAGATCTACTCGCCGCACGGCCAGACGTACGAGGCGGTCGACCGCGAGCTGCTGCTGTCGTACAAGGAGTCGACCGAGGGCCAGATCCTGCACGAGGGCATCAGCGAGTCGGGCTCGATGGCCTCCACGATCGCGGTCGGCTCGTCGTACGCCACGCACGGCGAGCACATGATCCCGATCTACATCTTCTACTCGATGTTCGGCTGGCAGCGCACCGCCGACCAGATGTGGCAGCTCGCCGACCAGATGGGCCGCGGCTTCCTGCTCGGCGCCACCGCAGGCCGCACCACGCTGAACGGCGAGGGCCTGCAGCACGAGGACGGCCACACCCCGCTGATCGCCTCGACGAACCCGGCGGCGGTCTCGTACGACCCGTCGTGGGGGTTCGAGGTGGCCCACATCGTCCAGGACGGCCTGCGGAGGATGTACGGCGAGCAACCGGAGAACGTCTTCTACTACCTGACCGTCTACAACGAGCCCTACCTCCAGCCCGCCGAGCCCGCGGACCTGGACGTGGCGGGCCTGCTCAAGGGTCTGTACAGGTTCGCCCCGGCTCCGGCCGTCTCGGGGCCGAAGGCCAACATCCTGGTGTCCGGCGTGGCCGGGCCGTGGGCCGTGGAGGCCCAGCGGTTGCTGGCCGAGGACTGGGGTGTGGCGGCGGAGGTCTGGTCGGCCACCTCCTGGACGGAGCTGCGCCGTGACGCGCTCGCCGCCGAGGAGCACAACCTGCTCAACCCCGGGGCGGACAAGCGCGTGCCGTACATCACGCAGGCGCTGTCGAAGGCCCAGGGGCCGTTCGTGGGCGTGAGCGACTACATGCGGGCGGTCCAGGACCAGATCGCCCAGTGGGTTCCCGGTGACTGGAGCTCGCTCGGCACCGACGGCTTCGGCCTGTCGGACACCCGGTCGGCGCTGCGCCGCCACTTCCACGTGGACGCGGCCTCGATCACCCTGGCCGTGCTCACCCAGCTGGTCGAGCGCGGTGAGCTCGACTCCGAGGTGCTGGGCGACGCCATCGCCATGTACCACCTGAAGAACGGCGTGACCGAGGCCGGGGGCGCCGAGAGCAACGACACCCAGTCCATGGGAGTGTGATCCTTTCCGGGCGGGTTCTCCTTTTCCAGGGGGGCCCGCCCGGTTAGGGTGGAATCGCTTCCCCCGGCGAACGATTCCAGGGGGAGCTGTTTCATGGCAAGAATCCTTAGGGCGGCCGCGACGGTCACGGCCCTGTCAACCGCGCTCGCCGCCTGCGGCGGCTACGGGAACCGCGCCGTCTCGGACATCTCCGCGCCGACCGCCACCGCGGCAACGGTCACGCCCTCGGGGACGCCCTCGAAGACGATCGTCTGGGGTCCCTGCACCGACATCCAGCGACCCGGCGGCCAGCCCCCCGCGGCGCCCGACCGCACGCAGCAGTGCGGGAGGCTCAAGGTCCCGCTCGACTACGCCAAACCGAACGGCGAGTCCATCGACATGGCCGTCATCCGCGTCAAGGCCACGGGCCCCGGTGCGCGGATCGGCTCGCTGGTCTTCAACTTCGGCGGTCCCGGCGCCTCGGGCGTCGACACCCTCGCCCAGGCCGCCAAGGCCTTCACCAATCTGAACCGCCGCTACGACCTGGTCAGCTTCGATCCCCGCGGAGTCGGCCGCAGTTCGGGCGTCAGGTGCGACGGCAACGCGATGATGGACAAGTTCACCTCGATGAACACCCTGCCCACCAACGACGCCGAACGCGCCCAGATCCGGCTGACCACCAAGGAGTTCGTGACGGCCTGCGGGCAGACCTCGGGCAGGCTTCTGCCCTATGTCGGCACCGTGAACGCCGCCGCGGACATGGACCGCCTCCGCGAGGCCCTGGGCGAAAGACAGCTGAACTACTTCGGCATCTCGTACGGGACGCAGCTCGGCGCGGTCTACGCGACCAGGTTCCCGAAGAACGTGGGCCGGTTCGTGCTGGACGCCCCGCTGGACCCGAGCGTGTCCATGGCCGATCGAACGCTGGTCCAGACGAAGGGCTTCCAGCACGCCTACAACGCCTTCCTGAAGGACTGCGTGAAGGAGCCCGGCCAGTGCGAGATCGGCACCGACGCGACCATCGCGAACAAGAACGTCGTGAAACTCATGGACGACCT
This window contains:
- the aceE gene encoding pyruvate dehydrogenase (acetyl-transferring), homodimeric type produces the protein MASGRQRFSIISDGLPSQLPDVDPSETQEWLESLDNVIKTEGRTRARYLMLRLLERAREHQVGVPGLRSTDYINTIPPEREPWFPGDEYVERRIRAYTRWNAAVMVTRANARTNVGGHIATYASAASLYEVGFNHFFRGKDHGESGDQVFFQGHAAPGIYARAFLEGRLKEAQLDAFRQELSHGFKGLPSYPHPRLMPDFWEFPTVSMGLGPIGAIYQARFNRYLLNRKIKDTSRSHVWCYLGDGEMDEPESLGAIGLAAREELDNLTFVINCNLQRLDGPVRGNGKIIQELESYFRGAGWNVIKVVWGRDWDPLLAADVDGVLVNKMNTVPDGQFQTYSVESGEYIRENFFGDDPRLRKMVEHLSDEDIRKLSRGGHDYRKVYAAYKSAREHVGQPTVILAQTIKGWTLGKDFEARNATHQMKKLSKADLKEFRDRLYLPIPDSALEADLPPYFHPGENDPEIQYMKERRAALGGFLPKRVMRAKPVKLPGDAAYAQLKKGSGKQNVATTMAFVRLLKDLMRDKEIGHRFVPIIPDEARTFGLDAIFPTAKIYSPHGQTYEAVDRELLLSYKESTEGQILHEGISESGSMASTIAVGSSYATHGEHMIPIYIFYSMFGWQRTADQMWQLADQMGRGFLLGATAGRTTLNGEGLQHEDGHTPLIASTNPAAVSYDPSWGFEVAHIVQDGLRRMYGEQPENVFYYLTVYNEPYLQPAEPADLDVAGLLKGLYRFAPAPAVSGPKANILVSGVAGPWAVEAQRLLAEDWGVAAEVWSATSWTELRRDALAAEEHNLLNPGADKRVPYITQALSKAQGPFVGVSDYMRAVQDQIAQWVPGDWSSLGTDGFGLSDTRSALRRHFHVDAASITLAVLTQLVERGELDSEVLGDAIAMYHLKNGVTEAGGAESNDTQSMGV
- a CDS encoding alpha/beta hydrolase gives rise to the protein MARILRAAATVTALSTALAACGGYGNRAVSDISAPTATAATVTPSGTPSKTIVWGPCTDIQRPGGQPPAAPDRTQQCGRLKVPLDYAKPNGESIDMAVIRVKATGPGARIGSLVFNFGGPGASGVDTLAQAAKAFTNLNRRYDLVSFDPRGVGRSSGVRCDGNAMMDKFTSMNTLPTNDAERAQIRLTTKEFVTACGQTSGRLLPYVGTVNAAADMDRLREALGERQLNYFGISYGTQLGAVYATRFPKNVGRFVLDAPLDPSVSMADRTLVQTKGFQHAYNAFLKDCVKEPGQCEIGTDATIANKNVVKLMDDLKDEPLEVRDRTLTQGLAGTGIAAALYSEMTWPLLDQALGQAIKDDGRILLALADSYNGRLPDGSYTTLMSSFPAISCVDTAERPTPEQLAALEAETMRVSPLFGGTGMGLICSMWPVPGSDEARRVNATGSAPIMVIGGTGDPATPYEWAPKLTSELRTGVLVTYKGEGHGAYLSGDACIGKVTDAYLIDGKVPAKGITCPNS